A window of Grus americana isolate bGruAme1 chromosome 15, bGruAme1.mat, whole genome shotgun sequence genomic DNA:
GACGTTCTGTAAGAAGACGGGCTTACGAGTTCTTGGCATCGTGGAGAACATGAGCGGCTTTGTCTGCCCGCACTGCTCAGTGAGTTTGGGACCGCTGGGCTATTGCAGGTTCTCATTTGTGCTGGGGTGTTGTAGGGTGCGGTGCCTTGGGGGAGAAAATCGGTAAATGCCAGGAGGATGATGCAGGGAGACGAgaagctgctggctctgctttcCTAAAGAGAGCTGGGGGAGGACAGGGCAAAGGCAGTGCCCTGAGGCTGGAAGGTGGAGGGGAGCTGACTCTTCTCACGTGCGGGCAGCGCCTGCTCTGTTGCACAGGGCTCTGGGGTTTATGACTCgctgcttttgctcttcctccttCAGGAGTGCACAAACATCTTTTCCAAAGGGGGAGGTGAGGAGCTGGCCAAACACGCTGGGGTCCCCTTCCTAGGTGAGTGGCCTCTTGGGCGGGTGTCTGTGTGGTTAGAGGTGAGATCTCCGGTGCTGTGGGAGTGCTTGAGCAGAGGGATGCAGCGTCACgggggcaggcaggctgggctCTGGGTCCCTGCGAGCCCCTGCTGCCCGGTCAGAGGAGAGGTGTGcttcttgctttgcttctctGCCATCCAAACCGCTCCGAGTGGGCATCTGGCCCTGCTGGGGCAGAGGTGGTGATGACCTGCAGCCTGCTCTGGCAGCTGATATCGTGGTGACAGAGTAAGCGAGCCTGAAGAAGCCATCCTGAAATGCCTCTCTGAGGAATGGGGGCTGAGGGCTGACCCCTGCCCTCCAGACTGGGGTGGGATCAGGGCAGGAGGGTCTCTCTTGTGTGGTGCAGTCTTGGACCCAGAGGGAGTGGTTGCAGGTGAGAAGTAGCTCCTGGTGAGCTCAGTGAGGGTAGCAGTTGCTGTCTTTCCTACAGCTTCTCCTGGAAATTACTCTggcagggtatttttttttaatcctgactCCAGGCCTTTGCCTTACAATGAGCAAGCAGTCACTCTCCCTGTTCCTCCTGTCCCACAGGCTGTGTTCCCCTGGACCCCCAACTCAGCCAGAGcttggaggaaggcagagacTTCATCCAAGAGTTTCCCAagagctctgccttccctgccttgGCTCACATCGCCCAGCAGATCTTGGATGGCGCGTCACAGCGGAGCTCCTGAGGAGGCTATGGAGCTGAACTCTTGCCGGCTGAGCCCCTGGCCCGGCCGCACCACCAGCAGCCCGtgctggcggggaggggggatgcAGAAGCTGTTTAAAACTATCCAGGTGGGGGGtgatggagggaggggggagcacAGCATCAGCGCCGCTCACGGCGATCCAAAAAGGGAAGCGCTGCTCCATCCCCCTGGATTTGAAGAGACCTCGTGCAGCGGCAGCCCGCTGCTTGCCTTCTCAACATGGGAGTGCTCTGCCATGGTACAGTTGTCCCTAGCCCCGTGCGCCCAGCACCGTCCTCTGCAGCCAGCCGTTGTGCTTGGGGAGCTCTAGCTTGTGCCCGTGGCGTTTCGTACGCTGCAATGCTTCTGGCCATCACCCAACGCAGCTACAGTGGGAAACGCCACTGACTGTTCTTCCCTCAATGAACCCAAACGGCACCGGTCATCTGGATCGTGGCTCCAATGTGCTGCCGCCTTCTCCTGCCGCTTCCCTCGCGTGACGGATTATATGGTACTTGGTTCAGCGGCTGGTGGGTTCGTGCTGGATGCTCTGATGTGGACACGAGCCAGGCCACCTCACTCTGGTCTCAGATCGCTGGTTCCTGATGGGCTGTCGAGGGCACGGGATGTGCCTCGCGTGAGAACGATGTCTTTAGGAGATCTACCACCCGCCTGAGGTCTGCGCCTTGCCGTGCTGGAGACAAGGCCTCTTTGGTCTGCTGCGGCTTATGGCGACTCAGGAATAGTTTGAAAGGTTCCAGGCAGTAAACACTTTTCTTAAAATCCAAGTCTGGGACTTATGTTTTTCCATGGCTTCAGGCCTCATTGTAGCTGTGAGTCTTGGTGCTAAGAGCACTTCCCGTACATCTCGgtatttcctgctttttccccGTTTCCTTGCTGGGGTTCAGTTAAATCTTTCCACAGCCAACCTTGCCGAAAGCTGGCCCCGCCGTTCCTTTGCGGGATGCTTTGTTGCGGCTGTCCTCCATGCCCTGCCACGCGTGGGGCTCCTCCGTGTCCCCGGGTGTTCCTGCCTCATTTCTCCGAGTGTCCTGTTCCCTCGGTCCTCCTTCTGTGGCCCCTCGGCCGCTGCTCGTGCGTGACCTGcccctcttcttgcaggctgGAGTTAAGCTGGGGGAGCAAACGAAGGTGCTGTCCTTGCTTCttatctccctccctcctggaCTCTGAGCCCCGCGTGCCCTCTCCGTGCTCAGGACTTGCTCTTGCAGTGCTGTTTTGGGGAGGCGGGGGGAAGATCTCAGATTTCTATTAACTGAACTGGATTATAGCTGGTAGCTGTCATTTggggggagagcaggaggagcatCTGTCCCTGCTCCCGCTGCGCCCGCAGCAAAGACAGGACTCGCACCTGACCAGGTTTCCCCACTTGCAACTTTCCTGGAAAATTTTGTGTGACCTTTGGTCACTTATCTGGGATTTGGAGAGCTGGGCAGCGGGGCTGGAGTCTGACCGGGCTGTTGGCTTCTGCGGGGTGGCCGGTCACCTCTCATTCCCTCCCTGGGGCACATGCCACCCTCTCGGGGCTTGCAGAAAACTTGCTGCAAACTCCTCCAGCGCCCCGGGGAACCTGTGCTCCTCGCCCTGCGTCTGCAAACCCCGAGGGGCTCTGATAAGAAACCCCGGCCGGGCGCGGCAtgtgctttggaaaaaacatACTTACAAGATGGGTTGCGATAGCTCCAAAGGTTTATTTGTCTGCTACGATTTATCAGGTATGTGACGTGTGCGGCTTTCTGCACCCTGCCTACACCTGCTAGTGCAAGGAATGATTAAAGCAAGTCATCTCCCCGCTTCCTTAAACCTACCGGGGAGCTCAGGGGGCTTTTAGAATTTCTTGGCTGCTCCATGGCAGGAAGATGCTTTGTTTTGTCCCTCTGAGTCCTGGCCCTGGCAGGGGTGCCCCTTGCCGTGGGGAGGGCTCCGAGCTGGGGGTGCAGCTTTCGCCCCATCCCGGAGGCTCAGAGATGCTCACGCTTCCAACGGGAGCGACCACGCTAACCCCGGGGGCCgctatttaaatattaaaggacagaaatttttcagtttgaagccTGGGGAGCCGCTGCCTGTCCGGCATCGCCTGGGCACAGCTCTCCTTGCTGCGGCAGCACCACGATGAGCAGCTGGAGGCGGTGGCAaagctgggctaacctggggTGGCCGCAGAGCcagagctcctgctgctgccccggggAGCCCAGGATGGGGCCAGGGAGGTGGCAGGCGAGGGTCCGTGGCCAGGAAGCGACGTGTCCTCTGGGAAGAGCCAATGCACCTCAGCAGTGAGCAAAGCTGTCCTCGGTGGTGTCGCGGAGGTCCAGGCCCGCCACGGCCGGGGGATGGAGGCAGGTGAGGTTGTTGTAGGTGTAGACGGGGACATGGGCATCGTCCCCCTCGGCCACGGACTGCACGAAGCGTGGGACCACCacggggtgctgcagggagaagTCCCGCAGGCCCTTCAGGGAGCAGTTGCAGTGCCAGTTGTTGCCccccagccagagctgctccagggcGAAGGAGGCACACAGGAAACCCACCGAGAAGGTCTCCAGCGAGTTGTTCCTCAGGCTGAGGTACCGCAGGTTGGCCAGGGGAGAAATGACGGTGTTGTCCAGCATCTCCAGCTGGTTATGGGAGAGGTCGAGCCAGAAGAGTCTCTGGAGCGGGCTGAAGGTGTCCTGGGAGATCTCCAGGAGCTGgttggaggaaaggaagaggtaCTCCAGGTTGCTCAGACCCACAAAGAGCCGGGGCGAGAGGTGGCTCAGCCTGTTGTGCTTCAGGTCGAGCTCCAGGAGCTCATGCAGCTCACTGAAGCTTTGGTCTTCGATGACAGAGATGGCGTTGTGCTGCAAGAAGAGCCGCCGCAggctggagaggctggagaaggtGTTTGCCCGGATCCTGCCAAGGCAGCTGTGCTCCAGGTGGAGGCTGTGCAACTTGGTGACCCCCTTGAAGACGTAGTCAGGGAGGACCTTGATGCAGTTTGCAGACAAGTGCATCACGGCCGCGTTATACAGCCCCAGGAATGCCCCAACCCTGATGTCTTGTAGCTGGTTGTTGTTGAGGCTGAGGACCTCCAGCTGGCCCAGCCCATCGAAGGTCTTTTCTGCCAGGCTTCGGATCCTGTTGtgccccagctgcagctcctccaggaACTGGAGGTCTTTGAAAGTCCTGGGCCTCAGGCTGACGATGGAGTTGGTGGACAAGCGTAGGACGTGCAGGCTCAGGAGGCCCAGAAACGTGTCCTCAAACAGCGAGACGAGCCGGTTGTGGGAGAGATCCAGCCACCGGAGGGACTTCATGCCCATGAAGGCGCGGGGCGCAATGGCGTTGATCTGGTTGTGGTTCAGGTACAGCTTCTGTAGCTTCTGCAGCTTGACGAAGATGTTGATCTTGATGCCCTTGAGTGCGTTGCCACTCAGATCCAGCTCCTTCAGCTCGGTcaggctgcagaagagctggTGCTGGAGGTAGGGGAGCTTGTTCCCAGCCAGGATCAGCTCCCTCAAGTTGGGCAAGTCATGGAAGACCTTGTCAGGCAGGACCACAAGTGAGTTCCAGCCCAGGTTCAGATACCAGAGGTTGGAGAGCCCAGCAAACAGCCCTTCCTCCACCTTACTGAAGTAGTTGTTGTTGAGGCTGAGGGAGACGAGGTTTTGGGTGTGCAGGAAGGTGTGGGGCGCCAAGTGCTTGAGGCGGTTGCGTTCAAGATGGAGGTGGTAGAGGCTCCGCAGCCCGTGGAAGGCGTGCTGCTCCACGGCGGCcagctggctgctctgcaggtCCAGAAAGTCCAGGGCCGAGAGGTTCCTGAAAGCGGCAGCCGGCAGCAGGGTGAAGTTATTGCCATCCAGCCACAGGGCTTTGGCGTTGGGGGGGATGTCCTCGGGCAGGCGCGTCAGGTTGCGGGCGCTGCAGAAGACGTTGAGCTCCTCGCTGTAGTCGTCCAAGCTGCAggcgcaggggctggggcagtggggggggtCTGCGTCCCCCGGTTCCTTTGGGCTGTCCCCCCCGGGGGGCTGGGAGGcggtggccagca
This region includes:
- the IGFALS gene encoding insulin-like growth factor-binding protein complex acid labile subunit → MSAGKAGVTLVLPLTLLLATASQPPGGDSPKEPGDADPPHCPSPCACSLDDYSEELNVFCSARNLTRLPEDIPPNAKALWLDGNNFTLLPAAAFRNLSALDFLDLQSSQLAAVEQHAFHGLRSLYHLHLERNRLKHLAPHTFLHTQNLVSLSLNNNYFSKVEEGLFAGLSNLWYLNLGWNSLVVLPDKVFHDLPNLRELILAGNKLPYLQHQLFCSLTELKELDLSGNALKGIKINIFVKLQKLQKLYLNHNQINAIAPRAFMGMKSLRWLDLSHNRLVSLFEDTFLGLLSLHVLRLSTNSIVSLRPRTFKDLQFLEELQLGHNRIRSLAEKTFDGLGQLEVLSLNNNQLQDIRVGAFLGLYNAAVMHLSANCIKVLPDYVFKGVTKLHSLHLEHSCLGRIRANTFSSLSSLRRLFLQHNAISVIEDQSFSELHELLELDLKHNRLSHLSPRLFVGLSNLEYLFLSSNQLLEISQDTFSPLQRLFWLDLSHNQLEMLDNTVISPLANLRYLSLRNNSLETFSVGFLCASFALEQLWLGGNNWHCNCSLKGLRDFSLQHPVVVPRFVQSVAEGDDAHVPVYTYNNLTCLHPPAVAGLDLRDTTEDSFAHC
- the NUBP2 gene encoding cytosolic Fe-S cluster assembly factor NUBP2 isoform X1, whose amino-acid sequence is MEEAAGERSNLAGVRHILLVLSGKGGVGKSTISTELALSLRHAGKKVGILDVDLCGPTIPCMFRVQDSDVHQCDSGWVPVFVDQDKSISLMSIGFLLEKPDDAVVWRGPKKNALIKQFVADVAWGDLDFLIVDTPPGTSDEHISTVEALRPYKLLGAILVTTPQAVSVGDVRRELTFCKKTGLRVLGIVENMSGFVCPHCSAVFPWTPNSARAWRKAETSSKSFPRALPSLPWLTSPSRSWMARHSGAPEEAMELNSCRLSPWPGRTTSSPCWRGGGMQKLFKTIQVGGDGGRGEHSISAAHGDPKREALLHPPGFEETSCSGSPLLAFSTWECSAMVQLSLAPCAQHRPLQPAVVLGEL